In Phoenix dactylifera cultivar Barhee BC4 chromosome 1, palm_55x_up_171113_PBpolish2nd_filt_p, whole genome shotgun sequence, the genomic stretch TTTCCAACGGCTCTAGCCAATCGATATCGATCTCGCCCCTGCCCTAGATTTGATGGAGGAGAGGGGAACAAGGGGACGGATTTGTTTGGCTTCGATTCTTCTTTAGGTCATTCTCGTGTTCGATCTCGATCCCGGGGGATTtcgttttttttctctcttctgcCCCCTTTGATCCTCCTTTGTGCTTGAACATTACTCTCAAAATTCgatttttattctctttttttggATTCGGAGCTGTGGCTGATGACCAGATTTGAGGGGTTGGGATCTctttctgattctaattcattgTGCCGGCTCTTTGGTTACCTATACTAATTTTCCCGTCCACTTGGAGCTGTTGTCGATCATACCATTTGGCGATTGGTAAATTGCTATCAATAACTCGTGATCGGAAGCAAATTGAAGGCGATACACGACTACACGAGGTGTAATCAAGTGTATGTGGAGGCAGATGAAGCCGGTATTGAAGAGCCAATTggccgaggaggagggagatTATTTCCCTGCGACGCCGAGGAAGGGCTGGTCGATCGGGCTGATGAAGTTCGTCTCGATTCTTGTTGTTTTCATGGCAGGGGCGGTGCTGGGCCTGTCGGTGAGCGCCCATTTCAACAAGTACTTCAATTCGCAGGCTGATCTCTTCTTTCCGAGGACCATGTACACGGCGAATTGCGACAGGGATTGCTTGAGCATCAAGAGTTTCGTGAATCCGTCGCATCTGATGCACACCATGACCGATGATGAGCTCTTCTGGCGGGCGACGATGGTGCCCAAGATGGAGGACTACCCCTTCGAGAGGGTGCCCAAGGTAGCCTTCATGTTCCTCACACGGGGGCCTCTGCCGTTTGTGCCGCTGTGGGATAAGTTCCTCAGAGGCCATGAGGGCTTGTATTCAGTTTATGTGCATGCGCTTCCTGACTACAAGCTCAATGTCTCGGAGGATTCTGCTTTCTATGGCCGCCAAGTCCCCAGCTTGGTAAGACATTGGTTTGGTTTATTTTCCAATCTTTCTGAATTGCCGATCATTTCTAGAGTGATTATTCGGATGATACGTACGATGAGTTTGTCATTTAAGGTTGCAATACAAAGGTAGAATCTCATACTCCTCATTTAGTTTCACTAGCTGCAAGAACTTGGGTAATGCATGTATTATTCCAATCTTTTAGGATCATATAGCGCCTCATAAATCAGCAAAAACAAAAAGCATTGGCCATCCAAGAACCAAATTATTTGTTCTGTTCTTTTAAACTTAAAAACGTGTtgatagtattttttttatattaaattacttTATATCCAACATTGAGTAGGGTTACTTAGAATGCAATTCTCGACATTGTAACACGGTATACATATAATGATCCACTAAAATTTGCTGTCATGACTGATGTTTCCAAGAAGGTTATGGATCCCCTGGATTAGAAGATTTCATGCGGGCAAGTACTCAGCACTTTTAGAATAAAATCAAATGTCTCTTGGAAAGCAAGTATTACACGATATGcatttcaaaatctaaatatgATCCGCAACGTATTCTTATAATCGTTTATGTGAAGTGTCTATAGCAGTTGGTAAAATGTATTAAAACAACATAAAACGGATCAAGAAAAAGATTGTAAAATAATCATaactacataaaagaaaatgacaacCCAGTTAGATAAAAAGGGGCACAATAGTGATGCAAATCATCGTTTACATTATTTTTCAAAGTCTTCGTTGATTTCAGACTGTCTGGAATGAAAATATGCTGTTTGCATTTCATCTAACTTGCATCATTCTTCTGTGTTCCTATGCAGGAAGTTTCATGGGGTTCGGTTACTCTGGTGGATGCAGAGAAGCGTCTCTTGGCCAATGCTCTCCTGGATTTCTCCAATGAGCGGTTTGTTTTGCTCTCTGAGAGTTGTATACCAGTACACAATTTCCCCGCTGTATATGAGTACCTCATAAACTCAGAGCACAGCTTTGTTGAGTCCTATGATGATGATTCCTCACAAGGCCGCGGCCGTTACAGCCGCTACATGGCCCCTCATATCAAACTCTATCAATGGAGGAAGGGGTCTGAGTGGTTCGAGCTCAACCGTGATTTGGCTGTGACTATTGTTGCAGACTACAGGTACTATGCCATCTTCAGGAAATACTGTAAGCCTTCTTGCTATCCTGATGAGCACTACATCCCGACTTACCTGAATATGTTCCATGGGTCTCTGAATGCAAACCGGAGCTTGACTTGGGTTGACTGGTCGAGGGGAGGGCCTCACCCAGCGAGATACGGCGCTCCAAACATTACAGCGGAGTTTATTCAGGCAATAAGAAATAATGGGACCTTCTGTATGTACAATTCAAGGCCGACTTCTGTTTGTTTCCTCTTTGCAAGGAAGTTTGCTCCAAATGCACTGGAACCTCTACTCAACCTCACTTCAGTAATGGGTTTCTGACTTCTTTGTTCGGCATGCTGATTTATTGCCTTCAGGTGATGCTCCATCCACTTCTCAGTGATCAGGGTGGAATCATTCTGATGCTACCACCAGGGCATCCTTGCCTCCTCTGGATTTGGACTAGAGGCGAGTCTCGGATGGTTTTTTTTCTAGTGGACTTCAGATTAGGTGGCAAGGATGTGAAGGTGCCAGACACGGAGCTTCAATTTCTTATTCAATatccttatttaattttagttttgTACAAGAGATCTTGTAATGCATTTGTTCGGATACTAATCTGTGAATACGAATTCATCATTCATTTTGTCATTTTAAGTTCAACAATGCCATTGGATTTTTATCTCCTCGATGTTGGTAATAGCTTAAATATTTCTTCTTTGTGTCTTAAAAGAGGTTGGCAGTGTTTGGGGTGTATTACTAACACTTGGATGATGATCGAAGGGAGAGCAACACAAAGTGAAATGTGCTTGCACCTAACAAAACTAatggatagatttatttatttattaggatTTCTAGTTTCATCTTACGTAGTACGTGTTGATTACAGTTTAActaatctgaaaacatgttctATGGTTTCTATGTCAGGATTTATTAGTGTAAGAGGAAAACGATTTTCAACTAGGAATtgaataattttaatatatatatattcaggtATCTTCCAACAGTTGATAGCAGCAATGTTTGTGAGACAAGGATGCAATATTTTCAACTTGATCTTGTGTAGTCTGTCCAAGCTGTTATTgaaaattaatatcaaaatgCTTGCTTCGTTTACTAATACACATCGGAATAACATACCAGAAGCAGTGCTCGAGtacatggaaattttatcaAGGAACTTAAAACATGGTCCTTCTCTTGACTGTCATTTTACATTTACCTTTCACACAGCAGTCCAAATTTAGTTTCTGAACATAGATCTATATATGGCATGGAATTATAAGATAACTATATATATCTGTTTAGTACATAATTATCTATACAAAATAGAAAACTAAACATACGATAactataaaaattaattaagaggtgggaataaaattttcaatcatcagggatttaaatatttaataaaatatggCTGAGACAATAAAGAAAATAGAATACAACATGAGGTCTTGCCCTCGGGCTCGAAATTATGCGAGCATCTTcagctctttttcttccttactCTAATAAGTAACCAGGTCAAGTCAAAACAAGATCCATCTTGACCAAACTCATCCGCATGGCTTAGTCTAACCTGTCTGCGTCCAAACTGAACCAGCCATTTGGCAGAAACGGCAGCAGCATTGTTCACATATCATACAATTTAGGTACATCagaatatattattaaaaattttaatcaaaataaaagGAACAGTTCATCATATTTTCATTCCATTTATTATGGAGGTCTTGACCCAAAGACTGGAAATAGATGAGTATTTGCTGAAACGAACTGCTTTTCTCTAGTGAAACGTAGGGAATGGGAGGATAAGAAAGCTTACATGCAACTCCATCCAAATTTTGTAGTTGATCAAGCTTGTGACCTAGCATGCAACTCAGACATTCCATATATTTGAAGTCAGTGTTCGAGAATAGAGGGGAAGGGATGGTACGCGCGAGATTTGCTATGAAGTCAGCAGCCTGATTCCCTTCGCAAAATACATGATTTTTTGAGAACGCTTCTTCCGAGGAAGGTTGTAGCTCTGGATGATTTGCCTTAATATCTCGGAGATATGGATGCAGAGTATTGGATTGGCCATTCACCCAAAAGAATTACGGTAGAAGAATGCCCCTCGAAGGAATCAAATGGATTAAGCTAAAATTACGTGGCAGCTCCGAGCCCTTCTCTTGCAGCAGCGAGCTCAGCAAAAGAAATTGAAGCCAGAAGAATCAGCAGCAAGCGGGCCGGATGGATGGCTGTGGAAGCCATTTGATGAGGAGTACCAATTTTGCCTTGGTACATTTAACACATTCCTACTGGACTACtagacaagcaagagagatgatATCGCAGATTTATAATTCATGATTCCAAGATCAAGCTTGTACTATATTTTGatgaata encodes the following:
- the LOC103696141 gene encoding glycosyltransferase BC10-like; the encoded protein is MWRQMKPVLKSQLAEEEGDYFPATPRKGWSIGLMKFVSILVVFMAGAVLGLSVSAHFNKYFNSQADLFFPRTMYTANCDRDCLSIKSFVNPSHLMHTMTDDELFWRATMVPKMEDYPFERVPKVAFMFLTRGPLPFVPLWDKFLRGHEGLYSVYVHALPDYKLNVSEDSAFYGRQVPSLEVSWGSVTLVDAEKRLLANALLDFSNERFVLLSESCIPVHNFPAVYEYLINSEHSFVESYDDDSSQGRGRYSRYMAPHIKLYQWRKGSEWFELNRDLAVTIVADYRYYAIFRKYCKPSCYPDEHYIPTYLNMFHGSLNANRSLTWVDWSRGGPHPARYGAPNITAEFIQAIRNNGTFCMYNSRPTSVCFLFARKFAPNALEPLLNLTSVMGF